Proteins from a single region of Carassius gibelio isolate Cgi1373 ecotype wild population from Czech Republic chromosome A5, carGib1.2-hapl.c, whole genome shotgun sequence:
- the LOC128007003 gene encoding heat shock protein beta-1-like, which translates to MPRPLFQRNGCWDPLQEKTQNLFTQNTDLPCFLEPDEVSWIESARKRLGISTCPGSMRLPLFSSLCMEIPPKSYTGSEGRVSESVCEQIKGQQNWKVCLDVSPFSPEEINIKTKEGYLEITGNHEERQENHRLISRSFTRKYKLPADLDLKQINSMLSPDGILSVEAPLQGSNISIPGEIIIPIHMMDKQLPA; encoded by the exons atGCCCCGTCCTTTATTTCAAAGAAATGGTTGCTGGGACCCTCTTCAGGAAAAGACACAAAACCTTTTCACCCAAAACACCGACCTCCCTTGTTTCCTCGAACCAGATGAGGTTAGCTGGATCGAATCGGCAAGGAAAAGACTGGGGATTTCAACCTGCCCAGGATCTATGCGTTTACCTCTCTTCAGCTCTTTGTGCATGGAGATTCCACCTAAATCATATACTGGATCAGAAGGACGGGTTTCTGAATCTGTGTGTGAACAAATAAAAGGTCAACAAAACTGGAAAGTGTGTCTTGATGTCAGTCCGTTTTCTCCAGAGGAGATAAACATCAAAACCAAGGAGGGATATTTGGAGATAACCG GTAATCATGAGGAAAGGCAGGAAAATCACAGGTTGATCTCAAGAagctttacaagaaaatacaa GCTTCCAGCTGACTTAGACCTGAAACAGATCAACTCTATGCTGTCTCCAGATGGTATACTCTCAGTTGAGGCCCCTTTGCAAGGCTCTAATATCAGTATCCCTGGAGAGATTATCATCCCTATTCACATGATGGACAAACAGTTACCTGCATAA
- the LOC128006812 gene encoding disabled homolog 2 isoform X1 — translation MSQPPDAEPVTVVPAEPATTTEPASATTPTTPITRTSFWRERRKIPERTDEFLLARFQGDGVRYKAKLIGVDDIPEPRGDKMCQDSMMKLKGMAIASRSQGKHKQRIWVNISLTGIKIVDEKTGVIAYEHMVNKISFIARDVTDNRAFGYVCGAEGQHQFFAIKTAQQAEALVIDLKDLFQLILNLKKKEQEAAQGEGNGAVIVNGGDALLSFDGKENAVKTVEQMDLFGDMSTPPDIHSPTPDSVLLLDFAFVIDNQGNPFISYPSPLSNAPDDKPVSSISDLFPTLSSDPFSPLNDQSDSMFSSSSESDLSSFLLSGPDLQQSLSEDSSSNSQLFNGLFNTQLSHEIKVKQLPLNNLNDENNCPFSQNPFLRTSMNNPPILHGLYKSGPPVLQTPLLCNGSSKSVELFQTILPNSAQNGGLIVLCPPPQSSKSGCMRRREKSPGNDLFGAELFAPPAQKESQPLNQTSSIPADLFNTTPSSTVNALGSLSLGPTSVAQTPGTAPSPWSQTPTMFPQGGVPQVTVLGQPSLFSQPSAFGGLPAPAWGQQGASPFGPPSVTQAWGHPGTAAPGGAWPTSGPVTSPFQQNQLAPMMPPNSVMGMQQSAVVPPRPPPRPPVKEDPPVVKSSFTALDPLGEKEKKTGKDMFKNFQMAKPQKAEQGTSPSTNGSFDQYFSSKVGLAQEVADHDDFDIKQISVNSNGTSKLAPQQSPRPVPVPQGAGLIPTLAPATGFSGAAFTPNPAPASSNPTLTAGSNLFDDTFGSNPFGAPPMNTSTPATQTAALADAFGDPFNGNPFA, via the exons ATGTCACAGCCACCTGATGCTGAGCCCGTCACTGTGGTACCAGCTGAACCAGCAACAACTACTGAACCAGCATCAGCCACAACACCCACCACACCCATCACCAGAACTTCATTCTGGAGGGAAAGGAGAAAAA TCCCAGAGAGGACCGATGAGTTCCTGCTGGCCAGGTTTCAGGGCGATGGAGTGAGATATAAAGCCAAGCTCATTGGTGTAGATGATATCCCAGAACCCAGAGGGGATAAAATGTGTCAGGATTCCATGATGAAACTAAAG GGCATGGCAATAGCTTCTCGTTCTCAAGGCAAGCACAAGCAAAGAATATGGGTGAACATCTCTCTAACAGGAATCAAAATTGTTGATGAGAAAACTGGG GTGATTGCGTATGAACATATGGTGAATAAGATCTCATTCATTGCTCGCGATGTCACTGATAACCGGGCGTTTGGATATGTTTGTGGAGCAgagggccagcaccagttttttgCTATTAAGACAGCTCAGCAG GCTGAGGCTCTGGTCATTGATTTGAAGGATCTGTTTCAGCTGATCTTGAATTTGAAGAAGAAAGAGCAGGAGGCTGCACAG GGTGAAGGGAATGGCGCTGTGATTGTG AATGGTGGGGATGCTTTACTCAGCTTCGATGGTAAAGAAAATGCTGTGAAA ACTGTAGAGCAGATGGACCTGTTTGGTGATATGTCCACTCCACCTGACATACACTCTCCGACG CCTGACAGTGTTCTGCTCCTTGACTTTGCTTTTGTGATTGACAATCAAGGAAATCCTTTCATCTCATACCCATCCCCTCTCTCCAATGCACCAGATGACAAACCCGTTTCATCCATATCAGATCTTTTCCCAACTCTTAGTTCTGATCCCTTTTCTCCCTTGAATGATCAGTCAGATTCCATGTTTTCTTCTAGCAGCGAGTCTGATCTTTCTAGTTTCCTCTTGAGTGGCCCAGATCTGCAGCAAAGCCTGAGTGAAGATTCCTCTTCAAACAGTCAGCTGTTTAATGGACTGTTCAATACCCAGTTGTCACATGAAATTAAAGTAAAGCAGCTTCCTTTAAACAATCTGAATGATGAAAACAATTGCCCCTTTAGCCAGAATCCTTTTTTGAGAACCTCAATGAACAACCCACCAATCTTACATGGGTTATACAAGTCAGGTCCTCCTGTCCTCCAAACTCCTCTCTTATGTAATGGATCGAGTAAATCAGTGGAATTGTTTCAAACCATCTTGCCAAATTCTGCTCAAAACGGAGGCTTGATAGTCCTTTGCCCCCCACCTCAAAGCTCAAAGTCTGGATGCATGCGGAGGAGAGAGAAG TCACCTGGAAATGACTTGTTTGGAGCTGAACTTTTTGCTCCACCAGCCCAGAAGGAGTCTCAGCCCTTAAATCAGACCTCATCCATTCCAGCAGATCTTTTTAACACCACACCATCCTCCACTGTCAATGCTCTTG GGTCATTGTCTCTGGGCCCCACATCGGTTGCTCAAACTCCTGGGACAGCTCCATCTCCATGGAGTCAGACTCCCACAATGTTTCCTCAAGGCGGTGTTCCTCAAGTAACTGTTCTAGGACAACCAAGCCTTTTTTCACAACCGTCTGCTTTTGGAGGACTGCCTGCTCCTGCATGGGGGCAGCAAGGAGCTTCCCCTTTTGGTCCACCATCTGTCACTCAAGCCTGGGGTCATCCAGGAACCGCAGCACCTGGTGGGGCCTGGCCCACATCTGGTCCTGTGACCAGCCCTTTCCAACAAAACCAGTTGGCTCCCATGATGCCTCCTAATTCAGTGATGGGTATGCAGCAGAGTGCAGTGGTTCCTCCTCGACCTCCACCCCGTCCTCCGGTGAAAGAAGATCCCCCAGTGGTCAAAAGCTCCTTTACAGCTTTGGACCCCCTGGGGGAAAAGGAGAAGAAGACTGGAAAAGATATGTTTAAAAATTTCCAGATGGCTAAGCCCCAGAAAGCAGAACAAGGAACTAGTCCGAGCACCAATGGCTCATTTGACCAGTACTTTTCTAGCAAGGTTGGCTTGGCTCAGGAGGTGGCAGATCATGATGactttgacataaaacaaatctCAGTTAACTCAAATG GGACCTCCAAACTTGCTCCTCAGCAATCCCCTCGTCCAGTCCCTGTACCTCAGGGAGCAGGTCTGATCCCGACCCTGGCCCCAGCCACAGGATTTTCGGGTGCTGCCTTCACTCCTAATCCAGCCCCTGCATCCTCAAACCCAACTCTCACAGCAGGCTCAAACCTTTTTGATGACACTTTTGGAAGTAACCCTTTTGGAGCACCACCCATGAATACA AGCACTCCAGCCACTCAGACTGCTGCCCTTGCAGATGCTTTTGGAGACCCGTTTAATGGAAATCCTTTTGCCTGA
- the LOC128006812 gene encoding disabled homolog 2 isoform X2: protein MSQPPDAEPVTVVPAEPATTTEPASATTPTTPITRTSFWRERRKIPERTDEFLLARFQGDGVRYKAKLIGVDDIPEPRGDKMCQDSMMKLKGMAIASRSQGKHKQRIWVNISLTGIKIVDEKTGVIAYEHMVNKISFIARDVTDNRAFGYVCGAEGQHQFFAIKTAQQAEALVIDLKDLFQLILNLKKKEQEAAQGEGNGAVIVNGGDALLSFDGKENAVKTVEQMDLFGDMSTPPDIHSPTSPGNDLFGAELFAPPAQKESQPLNQTSSIPADLFNTTPSSTVNALGSLSLGPTSVAQTPGTAPSPWSQTPTMFPQGGVPQVTVLGQPSLFSQPSAFGGLPAPAWGQQGASPFGPPSVTQAWGHPGTAAPGGAWPTSGPVTSPFQQNQLAPMMPPNSVMGMQQSAVVPPRPPPRPPVKEDPPVVKSSFTALDPLGEKEKKTGKDMFKNFQMAKPQKAEQGTSPSTNGSFDQYFSSKVGLAQEVADHDDFDIKQISVNSNGTSKLAPQQSPRPVPVPQGAGLIPTLAPATGFSGAAFTPNPAPASSNPTLTAGSNLFDDTFGSNPFGAPPMNTSTPATQTAALADAFGDPFNGNPFA, encoded by the exons ATGTCACAGCCACCTGATGCTGAGCCCGTCACTGTGGTACCAGCTGAACCAGCAACAACTACTGAACCAGCATCAGCCACAACACCCACCACACCCATCACCAGAACTTCATTCTGGAGGGAAAGGAGAAAAA TCCCAGAGAGGACCGATGAGTTCCTGCTGGCCAGGTTTCAGGGCGATGGAGTGAGATATAAAGCCAAGCTCATTGGTGTAGATGATATCCCAGAACCCAGAGGGGATAAAATGTGTCAGGATTCCATGATGAAACTAAAG GGCATGGCAATAGCTTCTCGTTCTCAAGGCAAGCACAAGCAAAGAATATGGGTGAACATCTCTCTAACAGGAATCAAAATTGTTGATGAGAAAACTGGG GTGATTGCGTATGAACATATGGTGAATAAGATCTCATTCATTGCTCGCGATGTCACTGATAACCGGGCGTTTGGATATGTTTGTGGAGCAgagggccagcaccagttttttgCTATTAAGACAGCTCAGCAG GCTGAGGCTCTGGTCATTGATTTGAAGGATCTGTTTCAGCTGATCTTGAATTTGAAGAAGAAAGAGCAGGAGGCTGCACAG GGTGAAGGGAATGGCGCTGTGATTGTG AATGGTGGGGATGCTTTACTCAGCTTCGATGGTAAAGAAAATGCTGTGAAA ACTGTAGAGCAGATGGACCTGTTTGGTGATATGTCCACTCCACCTGACATACACTCTCCGACG TCACCTGGAAATGACTTGTTTGGAGCTGAACTTTTTGCTCCACCAGCCCAGAAGGAGTCTCAGCCCTTAAATCAGACCTCATCCATTCCAGCAGATCTTTTTAACACCACACCATCCTCCACTGTCAATGCTCTTG GGTCATTGTCTCTGGGCCCCACATCGGTTGCTCAAACTCCTGGGACAGCTCCATCTCCATGGAGTCAGACTCCCACAATGTTTCCTCAAGGCGGTGTTCCTCAAGTAACTGTTCTAGGACAACCAAGCCTTTTTTCACAACCGTCTGCTTTTGGAGGACTGCCTGCTCCTGCATGGGGGCAGCAAGGAGCTTCCCCTTTTGGTCCACCATCTGTCACTCAAGCCTGGGGTCATCCAGGAACCGCAGCACCTGGTGGGGCCTGGCCCACATCTGGTCCTGTGACCAGCCCTTTCCAACAAAACCAGTTGGCTCCCATGATGCCTCCTAATTCAGTGATGGGTATGCAGCAGAGTGCAGTGGTTCCTCCTCGACCTCCACCCCGTCCTCCGGTGAAAGAAGATCCCCCAGTGGTCAAAAGCTCCTTTACAGCTTTGGACCCCCTGGGGGAAAAGGAGAAGAAGACTGGAAAAGATATGTTTAAAAATTTCCAGATGGCTAAGCCCCAGAAAGCAGAACAAGGAACTAGTCCGAGCACCAATGGCTCATTTGACCAGTACTTTTCTAGCAAGGTTGGCTTGGCTCAGGAGGTGGCAGATCATGATGactttgacataaaacaaatctCAGTTAACTCAAATG GGACCTCCAAACTTGCTCCTCAGCAATCCCCTCGTCCAGTCCCTGTACCTCAGGGAGCAGGTCTGATCCCGACCCTGGCCCCAGCCACAGGATTTTCGGGTGCTGCCTTCACTCCTAATCCAGCCCCTGCATCCTCAAACCCAACTCTCACAGCAGGCTCAAACCTTTTTGATGACACTTTTGGAAGTAACCCTTTTGGAGCACCACCCATGAATACA AGCACTCCAGCCACTCAGACTGCTGCCCTTGCAGATGCTTTTGGAGACCCGTTTAATGGAAATCCTTTTGCCTGA